The following proteins are encoded in a genomic region of Colletotrichum higginsianum IMI 349063 chromosome 9, whole genome shotgun sequence:
- a CDS encoding Transcription regulator bdf1, with translation MAVMASPQSERAASDQKPAESTPVKETSKSGTNGQAEPAEKSDDKAEKPEESPAVNGDSKGDEPQTSDDTDVSVPKDKDTETDAPAKESVEGSAKGSPKDADKSSERPKSVEPEDQTKDTKAPSKSASPAPAEPSKDVDMSDAPEEKSEKKSEEKKDDKSDEKSTEKTAEASEPAKSATEPQDVEMTQDEEKVNGTNKGVSSPLTSAAPSQEVDLQPASLSQLAIDSDKDKSSKPSDTDVPMTEAPAPASKISREREDDVDVEPAPKRAKTDSNDGASTGGAESTVEVKPQGAQDDLSKGESALDDLPLWNDPERDPKPLTSHQTREFRKVLAGVKKTKHGAHFKDAVVKMWPSLADSYVMRVNNPMDIGELERNLRDSKYSTLRQFKDDLGKIYKNSVIFNGVNNEITFAALSVVKLAWTRVCDIPSAEPAKSKPVPKPSRHSESRTSAPPPPVRRQPSIPAASPPAKAEAEAYAVPPGGVPQVRRASTQNDLDRPKRAIQPTKNRDPDYSAKNFNRKKLPIELQFAYEVLGELMDPKNSHCNFPFLNPVDPVALAIPTYFTIIKRPMDLGTIMGKLKNYDYQNIKEFQTDIKQVFKNCYKFNQPGQPVYEQGQQLEVIFRSLWSKKEQWITKHTPAKPVSDVSSRESEDEAEEEEEEAPATTVDNATNKTIQMLEKRLEEETKNLAQLYKTADIAGDTMIDLSQSLISTIRSRILQEKQNLVAQKPAKAAKAKPPKPTKQKASSAPSKKAAAAPGPKKGGGSVSKKPKQRNMTQPEKDAIANAINDLESPHIERAIDIIKKDTGQSENSSGELELEIDQLTNEALHKLWDLCKKALPTFANGLAPAPAREASPVNTPPSKSAGKSTKPKKNKPMNAQEQEARIAELERLRNMYDGNPQGDQERPGSSGRANEAPIHDHDSESSDDSEEE, from the exons ATGGCAGTCATGGCGTCACCTCAATCAGAACGCGCCGCCTCGGATCAGAAGCCCGCCGAGTCCACACCGGTCAAGGAGACTAGCAAGTCTGGAACGAATGG CCAAGCCGAACCTGCCGAGAAGAGcgacgacaaggccgagaaaCCCGAGGAGTCACCCGCTGTCAATGGCGATAGCAAAGGTGACGAGCCCCAGACGTCGGACGATACGGACGTGAGTGTGCCTAAAGACAAGGACACCGAAACAGATGCACCTGCCAAGGAATCGGTTGAGGGATCAGCCAAAGGATCACCGAAGGATGCAGACAAGTCATCTGAGCGGCCCAAGTCAGTAGAGCCCGAGGACCAGACAAAGGACACGAAGGCGCCCAGCAAGTCTGCGagccccgcccccgccgagCCATCCAAGGACGTCGACATGAGCGACGCGCCCGAGGAGAAGTCGGAAAAGAAGtcagaggagaagaaggacgacaagTCAGACGAGAAGTCGACTGAGAAGACGGCTGAGGCCTCCGAACCTGCCAAGAGCGCGACAGAGCCCCAGGATGTCGAGATGACCCAGGACGAGGAAAAGGTGAACGGCACAAACAAGGGAGTGTCGTCGCCCCTTACTTCGGCCGCGCCTTCACAAGAGGTAGATCTGCAACCTGCAAGCTTGTCGCAACTGGCCATTGACAGTGACAAGGACAAGTCTTCCAAGCCTTCGGATACCGACGTGCCCATGACCGaggctccggctccggcgaGCAAGATCTCCcgcgagagagaagacgacgTTGATGTCGAGCCTGCGCCTAAGCGCGCCAAGACGGATTCCAACGACGGAGCTTCGACTGGAGGTGCCGAGTCCACGGTCGAGGTGAAGCCGCAGGGCGCGCAGGACGATCTGAGCAAGGGCGAAtcggccctcgacgacctccccCTTTGGAACGACCCCGAACGCGACCCGAAACCTCTCACCTCTCACCAGACGCGAGAGTTCCGCAAGGTGCTGGCAGGtgtgaagaagacgaagcaTGGTGCCCACTTCAAGGACGCCGTTGTCAAGATGTGGCCCAGTCTTGCTGACAGCTATGTCATGCGTGTTAACAACCCCATGGAcatcggcgagctcgagcgcAACCTTCGCGACAGCAAATATAGCACTCTGCGTCAGTTCAAGGATGACCTCGGCAAGATTTACAAAAACTCTGTCATCTTCAACGGCGTCAACAACGAGATCACATTTGCTGCCCTCAGTGTTGTCAAGCTCGCCTGGACCCGCGTCTGCGACATCCCTTCCGCCGAACCCGCCAAGTCGAAGCCAGTACCGAAGCCCTCGCGCCACTCCGAGTCACGAACATCcgcccctccgcccccggTGCGCAGACAGCCTAGCATTCCTGCTGCGAGCCCTCCGGcgaaggccgaggccgaggcttATGCCGTTCCTCCTGGAGGCGTGCCGCAGGTCCGCCGCGCCTCGACGCAGAACGACTTGGACCGGCCCAAGCGCGCCATTCAACCCACGAAGAACCGCGATCCCGACTACTCCGCCAAGAACTTCAACAGGAAGAAGCTGCCCATCGAGCTTCAGTTTGCCTACGAGGTGTTGGGCGAGTTGATGGATCCTAAGAATTCCCATTGCAACTTCCCGTTCCTCAATCCGGTGGACCCTGTTGCACTCGCAATTCCCACCTACTTCACCATCATCAAGCGACCCATGGACTTGGGCACCATCATGGGCAAGCTGAAGAACTACGACTACCAGAACATCAAGGAATTCCAGACCGACATTAAGCAAGTCTTCAAGAACTGCTACAAGTTCAATCAACCAGGCCAGCCGGTCTACGAACAAGGACAGCAGCTTGAGGTTATCTTCAGAAGTTTGTGGTCAAAGAAGGAGCAATGGATCACCAAGCACACTCCGGCTAAGCCTGTCTCTGACGTTTCGAGTCGCGAaagcgaagacgaggccgaggaagaggaggaagaggcgcCTGCCACGACGGTTGACAACGCAACCAACAAGACGATCCAGATGCTCGAGAAACGGCTGGAAGAAGAGACTAAGAATCTTGCACAGCTCTACAAGACAGCCGATATCGCTGGCGACACCATGATCGACCTCTCGCaatccctcatcagcaccaTTCGGTCGCGCATCCTGCAGGAGAAGCAGAACCTCGTGGCGCAGAAGCCAGCCAAGGCAGCCAAGGCCaagccgccgaagccgaccaAGCAGAAGGCCAGCAGCGCCCCCAgcaagaaggcggccgcggccccCGGGCCGAAGAAGGGCGGAGGCAGTGTGTCCAAGAAGCCCAAGCAGCGTAACATGACCCAGCCTGAAAAGGACGCCATCGCGAATGCCATAAATGACCTGGAGAGTCCGCACATTGAACGCGCGATCGACATTATCAAGAAGGACACTGGTCAATCG GAGAACAGCAGCGGagagctcgagctcgagatcGATCAACTTACCAACGAGGCGCTCCACAAGCTGTGGGATCTCTGCAAAAAGGCTTTGCCCACGTTCGCCAACGGCCTCGCGCCTGCACCGGCTCGCGAAGCGTCGCCTGTTAACACTCCTCCCTCCAAGTCGGCGGGTAAATCCAccaagcccaagaagaacaagcCCATGAACGCCCAGGAGCAAGAAgcccgcatcgccgagctggagaGGCTTCGCAACATGTACGATGGTAACCCCCAGGGTGATCAAGAGCGCCCTGGCAGTTCCGGTCGTGCGAATGAAGCACCTATTCATGACCACGACAGCGAGTCGTCGGACGACTCAGAAGAGGAGTAA
- a CDS encoding U3 small nucleolar RNA-associated protein 5 produces the protein MSSRRRSSGKFTAPVVKPAPKAAKTTIDESRAAVSATDSLQAALKGSNEAIEISSDEDSDEDVSDEEMGAPEADAGDAKEPVNGKEDATAAAQEQPTQPEADAEGAEDEEEAGSPTFGELLRGTIDVPAILSQQGDSTKAVASQSSRKNLAPPSLSSLSTVLTQALKTEDTDLLESCLQITNLETIQQTIERLDSSLAGVLLTKLAARFHRRPGRAGSLMIWVKWTLVAHGGALAVQPKVLERLVSLQKVLSERSRGLPSLLALKGKLDMLEAQMQLRKGRQRRRGASQIDDADEDDEEEGAIYVEGEEDADADADMADGLGSRKALLAADDDDDEAVPATNGFIGDSDDDDDDDEDVAAAADDSSDEDVVDEDEVDHDDVEDSDDDDDSDAEAAPPAKVQKTASSFAKRK, from the coding sequence ATGTCGTCGAGACGAAGGTCGTCCGGCAAGTTTACGGCTCCGGTTGTCAAGCCCGCTcccaaggcggccaagacgACAATCGACGAAAGCAGAGCCGCCGTCTCTGCGACCGACTCTTTACAAGCCGCGCTGAAGGGCAGCAACGAGGCGATTGAGATCTCCTCCGACGAGGACAGCGACGAGGATGTTTCCGACGAGGAAATGGGCgcccccgaggccgacgccggcgacgcaAAGGAACCCGTGAACGGCAAGGAGgatgccaccgccgccgcccaagaaCAACCCACACAacccgaggccgacgccgagggcgccgaggatgaggaggaagcaGGATCGCCCACCTTTGGCGAGCTGCTACGGGGCACCATCGACGTCCCCGCCATTCTGTCGCAACAAGGAGACTCcaccaaggccgtcgccTCGCAGTCATCAAGAAAGAACCTTGCCCCGCCCTCGCTATCCTCCCTGAGCACCGTCCTCACCCAGGCGCTCAAGACCGAAGACACCGACCTCCTCGAATCCTGCCTGCAAATCACCAACCTCGAGACCATCCAGCAGACGATCGAGCGCCTCGACAGCAGCCTTGCAGGCGTTCTCCTCACCAAGCTCGCCGCCCGATTCCACAGGCGGCCCGGCCGCGCAGGCAGCCTCATGATCTGGGTCAAGTGGaccctcgtcgcccacggcggcgccctggCGGTCCAGCCCAAGGTCCTCGAGCGGTTAGTCTCCCTGCAGAAGGTCCTCAGCGAGCGCTCGCGCGGCCTGCCGAGCCTGCTCGCCCTCAAGGGCAAGCTGGACATGCTGGAGGCGCAGATGCAGCTCAGGAAGGGACGGCAACGCAGGCGCGGCGCCAGCCagatcgacgacgccgacgaggacgacgaagaggagggcgCCATCtacgtcgagggcgaggaggacgccgacgcggacgCCGACATGGCCGACGGGCTCGGCTCAAGAAAGGCCCttctggccgccgacgacgacgacgacgaagcggTCCCCGCCACGAACGGTTTCATCGGCGACtcggacgatgacgatgatgatgacgaggacgttgctgcggcggcggatgaCAGCTCAGACGAGGATGttgtggacgaggacgaggtggaccacgatgatgtcgaggattcggacgacgacgatgacagcGACGCGGAagccgcgccgccggccaaggTTCAGAAAACCGCCTCCTCGTTCGCCAAGAGGAAATAA
- a CDS encoding Feruloyl esterase B — translation MRSPLTWAAAALLPALGSAASLQQITTDFGPNPTNVSFYLYVPDSPAPAAPLLVFPHWCHGTAQDAFNWKPWRPLADALGFVTIYPSSPWAADNCWDVSSPQTLAHDAGGDSLGIVSMVRWTLDNHDVDRDRVFVAGVSSGAMMTNVLLGAYPDVFAAGSAFAGVPFGCYAADGFAVWSDDCASGRITRTGEEWAAVVEAAYPGYAGPRPKLQVLHGDVDNVLNVTNFYEEIKMWTTVLGVGATPTAVVEDDPVAGWTKSVYGRRGLFEAFLAHGVDHNIPDMPDEVVRFFELDCVGEGCFSRKSLPVPGACVKRGSP, via the coding sequence ATGCGGTCACCTCTCAcctgggccgccgccgccctcctcccggcCCTcggctccgccgcctccctccaACAGATCACCACCGACTTCGGCCCCAACCCAACCAACGTCTCCTTCTACCTCTACGTCCCGGACTCCCCcgccccggcggcgcccctcctcgtcttcccgCACTGGTGCCACGGCACGGCCCAGGACGCCTTCAACTGGAAGCCCTGGCGCccgctcgccgacgccctcggcttcgtcaccatctacccctcctccccctggGCCGCCGACAACTGCTGGGACGTGTCCTCGCCGCAGACCCTCGCccacgacgccggcggcgactcgctcggcatcgtcagcATGGTCCGCTGGACCCTCGACAaccacgacgtcgaccgcGACCGGGTCTTCGTCGCGGGCGTCAGCTCCGGCGCCATGATGACCAACGTCCTGCTCGGCGCGTACCCGGACGTCTTCGCCGCGGGCTCGGCGTTCGCCGGCGTGCCGTTCGGGTGctacgccgccgacgggtTCGCTGTGTGGTCCGACGACTGCGCGAGCGGCCGCATCACGCGCACGGGCGAGGAGtgggccgccgtcgtcgaggccgcgtATCCGGGGTACGCGGGGCCGCGGCCGAAGCTGCAGGTCCTGCACGGGGACGTGGACAACGTGCTGAACGTGACCAACTTTTACGAGGAGATCAAGATGTGGACGACGGTGCTGGGCGTCGGGGccacgccgacggcggtCGTGGAGGACGACCCCGTGGCGGGGTGGACCAAGAGCGTGTATGGCAGGCGGGGGCTGTTCGAGGCTTTCCTGGCGCACGGGGTGGATCATAACATCCCCGACATGCCCGACGAGGTTGTCAGGTTCTTTGAGCTCGACTGCGTTGGCGAGGGCTGTTTCTCGCGCAAGTCGTTGCCGGTGCCGGGAGCTTGTGTCAAGAGAGGGAGCCCATGA